One window from the genome of Thermaerobacter marianensis DSM 12885 encodes:
- a CDS encoding acyl-CoA dehydrogenase family protein codes for MPALDYYRVADLFTPEERLIQEEARRFLEAEAAPHIAQWWEEGTFPRHLIPRFGELGFLGSNLPEEYGGAGASNVAYGLIMYELERIDSGLRSFASVQSSLVMYPIYRYGSEERRREYLPKLARGEIVGCFGLTEPDGGSDPGSMKTRARKDGSSYVITGRKMWITNGNIADIAVIWAKDDEGVIRGFIVPTDTPGFRAREIKHKASLRASVTSELILDEVRVDAAQMLPEARGLGAALSCLTQARYGITWGAAGVIDAVFHEALEFARHRITFGRPIAERQLVQAKLVEMVESHTQALLMSWRLGKLKDEDKLTYAQVSLAKRSNVRAALQAARSAREILGGSGITLEYAAIRHMLNLETVDTYEGTYDIHTLIVGRDVTGMGAF; via the coding sequence TTGCCAGCCCTGGACTACTACCGCGTCGCCGATCTCTTCACCCCCGAGGAACGCCTGATCCAGGAGGAGGCCCGCCGCTTCCTCGAGGCCGAGGCGGCGCCCCACATCGCCCAGTGGTGGGAGGAGGGCACCTTCCCGCGCCACCTGATCCCCCGCTTCGGCGAGCTCGGGTTCCTCGGGTCGAACCTGCCCGAAGAGTACGGCGGCGCCGGCGCCAGCAATGTGGCCTACGGTCTCATCATGTACGAGCTGGAGCGCATCGACTCGGGTCTGCGCAGCTTCGCCAGCGTGCAGAGCTCGCTGGTGATGTACCCGATCTACCGCTACGGATCGGAAGAACGGCGGCGGGAATACCTGCCCAAGCTGGCCCGGGGCGAGATCGTCGGCTGCTTCGGCCTGACGGAGCCCGACGGCGGCTCGGACCCGGGCTCCATGAAGACCCGCGCCCGCAAGGACGGTTCGTCCTACGTGATCACCGGCCGGAAGATGTGGATCACCAACGGCAACATCGCCGACATCGCGGTGATCTGGGCCAAGGACGACGAGGGCGTGATCCGCGGGTTCATCGTGCCCACCGACACCCCGGGGTTCCGGGCGCGGGAGATCAAGCACAAGGCGAGCCTGCGGGCTTCGGTGACCTCGGAGCTCATCCTGGACGAGGTCCGGGTCGATGCGGCCCAGATGCTGCCCGAGGCCCGCGGGCTCGGCGCCGCCCTCAGCTGCCTGACCCAGGCGCGGTACGGCATCACCTGGGGGGCGGCGGGGGTGATCGACGCGGTCTTCCACGAAGCCTTGGAGTTCGCCCGGCACCGCATCACCTTCGGCCGGCCCATCGCCGAGCGCCAGCTGGTGCAGGCGAAGCTGGTGGAGATGGTCGAGTCCCACACCCAGGCGCTGCTGATGTCCTGGCGGCTGGGCAAGCTCAAGGACGAGGACAAGCTGACCTACGCCCAGGTATCGCTCGCCAAGCGCAGCAACGTGCGGGCGGCGCTCCAGGCAGCCCGCAGCGCCCGCGAGATCCTGGGCGGCAGCGGCATCACCCTGGAGTACGCGGCCATCCGCCACATGCTGAACCTGGAGACCGTCGACACGTACGAGGGCACCTACGACATCCACACGCTCATCGTGGGCCGCGACGTAACGGGGATGGGCGCCTTCTAA